One segment of Castanea sativa cultivar Marrone di Chiusa Pesio chromosome 3, ASM4071231v1 DNA contains the following:
- the LOC142628712 gene encoding F-box protein At3g07870-like, whose translation MDILSRLPITTILQYKCVCKTWFNIISDPYFATLHFARAPVSLLYTNTTDFSILDKRLYVLELAGWDTHDSFAPLKQLPREINHLGEVLHFESSCHGLLCITAVCRRKPVTYVCNVITGEYMALPQPKNDGFKRRILGFCFSQTTKQYKVIREICDNRWSFATQEQQSHQIEVYTLGTEKWRNIGDLPYSFPTTEYLSFCDSLNGALHLLVQPHNNTTFICHFDIENEQFKPFPGPPVQDLSRIRHMHLGVSGGFLYLCEKFFTSYSVEIWVMKDYGVEQSWTKEFVISNAEWTNSIWNSGPVQILNYGLYTKMEAMEGAELYILHNSELSAYNAKRHEREIRVCGIHPFHFVIPYVPSLVSLKEAVIGESSQELIMTIQSLEVSRLYSSLISVTDKLDSALCKLAWMGATPGVKLKPNPWFIVNYICRLKQR comes from the exons ATGGATATTTTATCCAGACTTCCCATTACAACCATCCTTCAATATAAGTGCGTTTGTAAGACCTGGTTCAATATAATCTCGGACCCTTATTTTGCTACGCTGCACTTTGCAAGAGCACCCGTCAGCCTTCTTTATACCAACACAACTGATTTTAGTATCTTAGATAAGAGATTGTATGTGCTTGAGCTTGCAGGTTGGGACACACATGATTCTTTTGCTCCGTTAAAACAATTGCCAAGAGAGATTAACCATCTAGGTGAGGTACTGCATTTTGAATCTTCCTGCCATGGCTTGTTGTGCATCACTGCAGTTTGTCGCAGGAAACCTGTTACGTATGTGTGTAATGTAATTACAGGAGAGTACATGGCCCTTCCACAACCCAAGAATGATGGATTCAAAAGAAGAATACTGGGGTTTTGTTTCAGCCAAACCACTAAACAATACAAGGTGATTCGAGAAATTTGTGATAATAGGTGGTCTTTTGCTACACAGGAGCAACAATCACATCAGATTGAGGTATACACTCTTGGTACAgagaaatggagaaacattgGAGATCTCCCATATTCATTTCCTACAACAGAATACCTAAGTTTTTGTGACTCCTTGAATGGTGCTCTGCATTTGTTGGTTCAGCCTCATAACAATACCACATTCATATGTCATTTTGACATTGAGAATGAGCAATTTAAACCATTTCCCGGACCCCCTGTTCAAGACCTTTCGAGGATCAGGCATATGCATTTGGGAGTGTCAGGAGGTTTCCTCTATTTATGTGAGAAATTTTTTACTTCTTACTCTGTTGAAATTTGGGTTATGAAGGATTATGGTGTCGAACAGTCTTGGACGAAAGAGTTTGTTATCTCTAATGCGGAATGGACTAATTCAATATGGAATAGTGGACCTGTACAGATTTTGAACTATGGTCTATACACAAAAATGGAAGCAATGGAAGGTGctgaattatatattttgcatAATTCTGAGTTGTCTGCCTATAATGCCAAAAGACACGAGCGGGAAATTCGGGTTTGTGGTATTCATCCATTCCACTTTGTGATTCCTTACGTACCAAGCCTTGTTTCACTCAAGGAAGCTGTGATTGGGGAAAGTTCACAG GAGCTCATCATGACCATCCAATCTCTTGAAGTGAGTAGACTATATTCCTCGTTGATTTCAGTGACTGATAAACTTGATTCAGCGTTGTGTAAGCTGGCTTGGATGGGTGCTACGCCGGGAGTTAAGCTGAAGCCTAATCCTTGGTTCATAGTAAATTACATTTGCCGTTTAAAACAAAGATGA
- the LOC142628713 gene encoding uncharacterized protein LOC142628713, whose translation MVASERWSECFPEASVHHFTLSISNHCLLTLYVHRRQPHKPVRKRFLFEAIWTREEGYREVIEEAWDSMRKDPDFRLMDRLRSCKESLQGWNGRVFGNVNKILRYKQNWLQQLEAIDGVLNKAEEIKTLKKEINETLIREEIMWKQRSRALWLKWGDRNTKFFHAIASQRSWKNKIDGLQNQQGD comes from the coding sequence ATGGTGGCAAGCGAAAGGTGGAGTGAGTGTTTCCCTGAAGCGTCAGTGCATCACTTCACGCTGTCAATTTCGAATCACTGCCTATTAACTTTATATGTCCACCGCCGTCAGCCACATAAACCGGTAAGGAAGAGGTTTCTCTTTGAGGCAATATGGACTAGGGAGGAAGGCTATAGGGAAGTGATTGAGGAGGCATGGGACTCGATGAGGAAAGACCCTGATTTTAGACTCATGGACAGACTGAGAAGCTGTAAAGAAAGCCTCCAAGGTTGGAATGGGAGGGTGTTTGGGAATGTTAACAAAATTCTCAGATATAAGCAAAACTGGCTTCAGCAACTGGAAGCCATTGATGGTGTGCTTAACAAGGCAGAGGAGATCAAAACTCTGAAGAAGGAGATTAACGAGACCCTTATTAGGGAGGAAATCATGTGGAAACAGAGGTCGAGGGCGTTGTGGTTAAAGTGGGGAGACCGTAACACGAAATTTTTCCATGCCATAGCCAGCCAGAGGAGCTGGAAGAACAAAATTGACGGTTTGCAAAATCAGCAAGGTGATTAG
- the LOC142628714 gene encoding uncharacterized protein LOC142628714 has product MNEDLLAVFKAKEVQIALQQMHPTKAPGPDGMSPIFYQKYWEIVGNDVIGCELNALNSSVMPCGINETYICLIPKVNSPQKITKFRPISLYNVVYKIISKVLANRLKGVLTEVIDESQSAFVLGRSITDNVLVAFKMMHCIDQRRKGKEALIAVKLNMSKAYDRVEWPHLEAIMKRMGFQERWIALMMMCVSTVSYSVLINGEPKRKIVPSRSLRQRDPISPYLFLLCAEGLTTMLKKEESEGNLKGIAVCRGALKVSHLLFANDSIIFCRASVEDCDRVIKVLEDYERDSGPQGEAMLVLDLLDLEKRSWNVAKKWLKECSNKPEIGYCSDNSKMRAIWKVVWQVKCPSKIRQFMWCSCNNIFPTKNQLMSRGVGQDDVCLLCGCSKTTGHILWGCRYAKNVWSDTKIKLPLVPDSLGDFGNVMWEIMEARPTTDWVVFAVIAWSLWNNRNNVVHGGLCKGQEVLIKAVGEYVEEIKQVMHPWVRMPPPIAGSWSPPKKGWYKINTDGAVFSEVGCSGIRVVIRNDRGLLMGSMCKRVELPLGALEIEARAVEEGVLLAWDLGLKKIILESDSQIVVNALLEHNRPPSSILKVVEGAKMELNCFNAWEVSHTRRSCNSTTHILARHAKLVNDCIIWVKDTPPLIDAQVQHDVLCLNSVSD; this is encoded by the exons ATGAATGAGGATTTGTTAGCAGTATTTAAGGCAAAGGAGGTTCAAATCGCCCTTCAACAGATGCACCCCACAAAAGCCCCTGGACCCGACGGTATGTCTCCTATTTTCTATCAAAAGTACTGGGAAATTGTAGGTAATGATGTTATAGGCTGCGAACTAAATGCTTTAAATTCGAGTGTTATGCCATGTGGTATCAATGAAACTTACATTTGTCTCATACCGAAGGTAAATTCCCCCCAAAAAATCACTAAGTTCAGGCCTATTAGCCTGTACAACGTGGTGTACAAAATTATCTCAAAAGTTCTCGCAAATAGGCTTAAGGGAGTTCTTACAGAGGTGATAGATGAATCTCAAAGTGCGTTTGTGCTTGGTAGATCCATTACAGACAATGTCCTTGTAGCTTTCAAAATGATGCATTGCATTGATCAAcgaaggaaaggaaaggaagctCTTATAGCGGTGAAGCTCAATATGAGCAAGGCATACGATAGGGTTGAATGGCCTCACCTTGAAGCCATAATGAAGAGAATGGGGTTTCAAGAGAGATGGATTGCATTAATGATGATGTGTGTGAGCACGGTCTCTTACTCAGTTTTGATAAATGGGGAACCTAAACGGAAGATTGTTCCTTCTAGGAGCTTACGGCAAAGGGACCCCATTTCGCCGTACCTATTCTTACTGTGTGCGGAGGGTCTGACAACAATGTTGAAAAAGGAGGAGAGTGAGGGAAACTTAAAAGGGATTGCAGTGTGTAGGGGGGCTTTAAAAGTCTCACACTTATTATTCGCAAACGATAGCATCATCTTCTGTAGGGCATCGGTTGAGGATTGTGATAGGGTGATTAAGGTTTTAGAGGATTATGAAAGAGACTCAGG GCCTCAAGGAGAGGCAATGCTCGTATTGGACTTGCTGGACTTGGAAAAGAGGAGCTGGAATGTGGCCAAG AAGTGGCTGAAGGAGTGTAGCAATAAACCTGAGATAGGCTATTGCTCTGATAATTCCAAAATGAGAGCCATTTGGAAGGTGGTTTGGCAGGTGAAGTGTCCATCTAAGATCAGACAATTTATGTGGTGTTCTTGTAACAATATTTTCCCAACTAAGAATCAGTTGATGAGTAGAGGGGTGGGGCAGGATGATGTGTGCCTTTTATGTGGCTGTAGTAAGACAACTGGGCATATTCTGTGGGGCTGTAGATATGCAAAGAATGTGTGGAGTGACACGAAAATCAAGCTGCCCCTAGTGCCTGATTCACTAGGGGATTTCGGCAACGTAATGTGGGAGATAATGGAAGCTCGGCCTACCACTGACTGGGTGGTGTTCGCTGTAATAGCGTGGAGCTTATGGAATAACAGAAATAATGTAGTTCATGGTGGGCTATGCAAAGGGCAGGAGGTGCTAATCAAGGCTGTGGGGGAGTATGTTGAGGAAATCAAGCAAGTGATGCATCCTTGGGTGAGAATGCCCCCTCCAATCGCTGGTTCATGGTCACCCCCAAAAAAGGGATGGTATAAAATCAATACTGATGGTGCAGTTTTTAGTGAGGTGGGGTGCAGTGGGATTAGAGTGGTCATTAGAAACGATAGGGGTCTTCTAATGGGGTCAATGTGCAAAAGGGTGGAACTGCCTTTGGGAGCCTTAGAAATAGAAGCTAGAGCAGTGGAAGAGGGTGTCCTCCTTGCTTGGGACCTTGGCCTTAAGAAGATCATTCTCGAAAGCGACTCACAGATTGTGGTCAATGCATTGCTCGAGCACAACCGGCCTCCTAGCAGCATCCTAAAGGTGGTGGAAGGTGCAAAGATGGAGCTAAATTGTTTCAACGCGTGGGAAGTGTCCCACACCCGCAGGAGTTGTAATTCTACGACTCATATCCTGGCAAGACATGCCAAGTTGGTCAATGATTGTATTATTTGGGTGAAGGATACTCCACCCTTAATTGATGCTCAAGTCCAGCATGATGTACTCTGTTTGAACTCTGTTTCAGATTAA
- the LOC142629467 gene encoding ankyrin repeat-containing protein At2g01680, whose product MEVSNSSKALRFITHQPFFSAVRSGDLDSLKQLLDKLSGDDPSEASTTSDLMALQNDAGETALFLAAANNLHEIFSYLLSFSDIQTLKIRSDSDMDAFHIAAKHGHLGIVKELLGIWPELCKLCDSSNTSPLYSAAVKDHLDVVNAILDADASIIRTVRKNGKTALHTAARYGLLRIVKALIDRDPGIVTIKDKKGQTALHMAVKGQCPSVVDEILQADCSILNERDKKGNTAVHMATRKGRSQIVNLLLTYTSVEVNAINNQRETAMDLADKLQYGESALEIKDSLTEAGAKYARHVGKMDEAMELKRTVSDIRHEVHSQFKEHEQTRRRVSGIAKELKKLHREAVQNTTNSVTVVAVLFASIAFLAIFNLPGQYFTDKSNAGKANIADSIAFRVFCLLNATSLFISLAVVVVQITLVAWDTRAQRQVVSVVNKLMWVACTCTCGAFLAIAFLVVGKPNSWMAITITIMGAPILVGTLASMCYFVFRQHFGFFRSDSQRRIKRTGGSKSFSWTHSANISDLDDYNSDLEKIYAL is encoded by the exons ATGGAAGTCTCAAACTCATCAAAGGCTCTACGATTCATCACCCACCAGCCCTTCTTCTCCGCCGTCCGATCAGGCGACCTTGACTCCCTCAAGCAGCTCTTGGATAAGCTGTCAGGAGATGACCCATCAGAAGCTTCCACTACCTCCGATCTAATGGCTCTGCAGAACGATGCAGGGGAGACTGCCCTGTTCTTGGCCGCAGCCAATAATCTGCATGAAATTTTCAGCTACTTGCTTAGCTTCTCTGATATTCAGACCCTCAAGATCAGGTCCGACTCTGATATGGATGCCTTTCACATCGCCGCTAAGCATGGCCACCTGG GTATTGTGAAGGAACTTTTGGGCATTTGGCCTGAGCTTTGTAAGTTGTGTGACTCCTCAAACACCAGCCCGCTTTATTCAGCTGCTGTGAAGGACCATTTGGATGTAGTGAATGCCATCTTGGATGCTGATGCTAGCATAATTCGCACAGTAAGGAAAAATGGGAAAACTGCATTGCACACAGCTGCCAGGTATGGCCTCCTTCGAATTGTAAAAGCACTTATAGACCGTGATCCAGGAATAGTCACTATCAAAGATAAAAAGGGTCAAACAGCACTCCATATGGCTGTGAAAGGTCAGTGTCCTTCAGTAGTTGATGAGATATTGCAAGCTGATTGCTCTATTCTGAATGAACGTGATAAGAAGGGTAATACAGCTGTGCATATGGCCACAAGGAAAGGCCGTTCACAG ATAGTCAACCTGTTGCTGACCTATACATCTGTTGAAGTCAACGCGATTAACAATCAGCGTGAAACTGCAATGGATTTGGCAGATAAACTGCAATATGGAGAATCTGCATTGGAAATTAAGGACTCTCTAACTGAAGCTGGTGCTAAGTATGCCAGGCATGTTGGCAAAATGGATGAAGCAATGGAACTCAAAAGGACTGTGAGTGATATAAGGCATGAGGTGCACTCACAATTCAAAGAACATGAACAGACCCGTCGACGAGTTTCTGGTATTGCCAAAGAATTAAAGAAACTCCACAGAGAAGCTGTTCAAAACACCACAAACTCTGTCACAGTCGTTGCTGTTCTTTTTGCCTCTATAGCTTTCTTGGCCATATTCAACTTGCCTGGCCAATATTTTACAGATAAATCAAACGCAGGGAAGGCTAACATAGCTGATAGTATTGCTTTCAGAGTATTCTGCCTTTTAAATGCTACCTCGCTCTTCATTTCTCTAGCCGTTGTTGTGGTTCAGATCACTTTGGTGGCCTGGGACACAAGAGCTCAGAGGCAGGTTGTGTCTGTTGTTAACAAGCTAATGTGGGTTGCCTGCACTTGCACTTGTGGAGCGTTCCTGGCAATAGCTTTTCTTGTTGTTGGAAAGCCAAATTCATGGATGGCTATTACTATAACCATTATGGGAGCTCCAATTCTTGTAGGGACTCTTGCAAGCATGTGCTACTTTGTTTTCCGGCAACACTTTGGGTTTTTCCGCAGTGACTCCCAAAGACGCATCAAAAGGACTGGTGGGAGCAAGTCTTTCTCATGGACACACTCTGCAAATATATCAGATCTTGATGACTATAACTCCGACCTTGAGAAGATCTATGCTTTGTAG